The Candidatus Tectomicrobia bacterium sequence TCGGTCAGCACCGAGATGGCCGCCGCACCCCCCGCCTCGTAGCGGCGGGCGATGGCCCCCGGGTCGAAGGCCCAGGCGATCACCCCCTGGGAGGGAGAAGCCTGCTTCACCTCGGCGATGACCCTCACCCGGCCTCCGTCCGGGTCCAGGCCCGAGGGCGGCATCCGCAGCGCGTTCAGGAGCCCCTGGGCCGGGGGGGCGTCCTTGGCCCGGGCGGAGAGCTCCCGCTCGGGCAGGGCGGCCTGGTCGGCCGCCAGGTCCTCGCGGACGCCCGCCACCAGCTCGTCCAGGACGGTGAGGGACTGAAGGGTCATGCGTTCGAGAGCTCGACGAGGCGGTCGAGCGCCCGCAGGGCGGCGCCGGAGTCGATGGCCTTCCCGGCCAGCTCGGCGCCCTCCCTGAGGCCCTGGGCCTTTCCCCCGGCCATGAGCGCCGCGGCGGCGTTCAGGAGCACCACGTCACGCCGGGGGCCCTTCTCGCCCGAGAGGATGCTCCGGGAAATCTCGGCGTTCTGCGCGGGATCGCCCCCGGCGAGCTCCTTCGCGGGAACGCTCTTGAGACCCGCCGCCTCGGGCTTCACATCGTAGGTCTTGACCCGGTGGCCGTCCCACTCGGAGACCCGGGTGGGGCCGGTCAGGGTGAGCTCGTCCATCCCGTCGTGGCCGTGGACGACGAGGGCGCGCTTCGCGCCGAGCTTCCCGAGCACCTCCGCCACGAGCTCGGTGAGGGAGGCGTCGTACACCCCCACGAGCTGGCACTGCGCCCCCGCCGGGTTGGTGAGGGGACCCATGACGTTGAAGATGCTCCGCATGGCGAGCTCCCGCCGGGGGCCGATGGCGTGCTTCATCGCCCCGTGGAGCATCGGGGCGAAGAGGAAGCCGTAGCCGGCCTCGTCCAGGCAGAGGCCCACCCGCTCGGGCGCCGCCTCGATGTTCACCCCCAGGGCCTTGAGCACGTCGGCGCTCCCGCACTTGCTCGACACCGAGCGGTTCCCGTGCTTGGCGACGGGCAGGCCCGCCCCCGCCACCGCGAAGGCGGCGGTGGTCGAGATGTTGAAGGTGTGGGCGCCGTCCCCGCCCGTGCCGCAGGTGTCCACCACCAGGGGGTGCTTGGTGGAGACGCGGGTGGCCTTGGCCCGCATCGAGCGGACGCTCCCGGCGATCTCCTCGGGGGTCTCCCCCGCCATCCGAAGGGCCACGAGGTAGCCCCCGATCTGGGCCGGGGTGGCCTCCCCCGTCATGATCTGATCCATCACCTGCTCGGCCTCGGCGGCCGAGAGGTGCTGGTTCTGCACGAGCTTGGCGATGGCTTGCTGGATCATGCGAACACCCCTTCCCCTTTGCCGATGCAGGGGCGCATTGCCATGCGCCCCTACGCCTCCACCACGCCTTCTGCAGGGGCGAGGCATGCTTCGCCCCTACGGACCCTGTTCGGAACCGGACGATGGGGAACCATACCCCCGCCCCGGGCCCGCCTCAAGCCTCAGGCCCGGACGCCGCCCTCGAGCGCGTTCTTGAGGAGCGACTTTCCGTCGGGCGTCAGGATGGACTCGGGGTGGAAC is a genomic window containing:
- the trpD gene encoding anthranilate phosphoribosyltransferase, whose amino-acid sequence is MIQQAIAKLVQNQHLSAAEAEQVMDQIMTGEATPAQIGGYLVALRMAGETPEEIAGSVRSMRAKATRVSTKHPLVVDTCGTGGDGAHTFNISTTAAFAVAGAGLPVAKHGNRSVSSKCGSADVLKALGVNIEAAPERVGLCLDEAGYGFLFAPMLHGAMKHAIGPRRELAMRSIFNVMGPLTNPAGAQCQLVGVYDASLTELVAEVLGKLGAKRALVVHGHDGMDELTLTGPTRVSEWDGHRVKTYDVKPEAAGLKSVPAKELAGGDPAQNAEISRSILSGEKGPRRDVVLLNAAAALMAGGKAQGLREGAELAGKAIDSGAALRALDRLVELSNA